From Leptotrichia hongkongensis, the proteins below share one genomic window:
- a CDS encoding redox-sensing transcriptional repressor Rex: protein MKLKKMEISERVVQRLTEYLSILKEVRKQYNEINSIELAKIMNTTSAQVRKDLSTFGEFGVRGKGYDIDNLIEIITKILGIDKINNVIIVGHGKMGEMLSSNLDVLGEGFKIVGIFDKDKNKIGKTAANNLIVQDIQNVDEFIKNMKNNSDTRIEMAILAVVKEQAQIAAEGLVKSGISAILNMTTYKLELDKNIKVVDMDISAKLQELNFWRINNISEKI from the coding sequence ATGAAGTTAAAAAAAATGGAAATTTCTGAAAGAGTTGTACAAAGATTGACAGAATATTTATCTATTCTAAAAGAAGTCCGAAAACAGTATAACGAAATAAATTCCATCGAACTTGCTAAAATTATGAACACTACTTCTGCTCAGGTACGTAAAGATTTATCAACATTTGGTGAGTTTGGTGTACGAGGGAAAGGTTATGATATAGATAATCTGATAGAAATTATTACAAAAATTCTTGGAATTGATAAAATTAACAATGTGATAATTGTAGGACACGGTAAGATGGGAGAAATGCTTTCTTCAAATCTCGATGTTCTAGGTGAAGGATTTAAAATTGTTGGGATATTTGACAAGGATAAGAATAAGATTGGGAAAACAGCTGCTAATAATTTAATTGTTCAGGATATACAAAATGTTGATGAATTTATAAAAAATATGAAGAATAATTCTGATACAAGAATTGAAATGGCTATTTTAGCAGTTGTAAAAGAACAGGCGCAAATTGCAGCAGAAGGTCTTGTAAAAAGTGGAATTTCTGCAATACTTAACATGACAACTTATAAATTGGAATTAGATAAAAACATAAAAGTTGTAGATATGGATATTTCAGCAAAGTTACAGGAATTAAATTTCTGGAGAATAAATAATATAAGCGAAAAAATATAA
- the accB gene encoding acetyl-CoA carboxylase biotin carboxyl carrier protein, with translation MKDKIKFIEKLAESMNENKIESVKYEDNNFEVSLTKKKKERNVIVNNALAQPMTTAPSNIPQEVQPQETSAPVQEASSEEISGTQITSPMVGTFYASPSPTASSFVKEGDSVTEGQTLCIVEAMKLMNEVKSTVAGKVKKILVKDKDSIKKGQTLMIIE, from the coding sequence ATGAAAGATAAAATTAAATTTATTGAAAAATTAGCCGAAAGTATGAATGAAAATAAAATTGAATCAGTAAAATACGAAGACAATAATTTTGAAGTTTCATTGACTAAGAAAAAGAAAGAAAGAAATGTCATAGTAAATAATGCGTTAGCTCAACCTATGACTACAGCACCATCAAATATTCCGCAGGAAGTACAACCGCAAGAAACATCTGCACCAGTACAGGAAGCATCTTCTGAAGAAATTTCAGGAACACAAATTACTTCCCCAATGGTTGGTACTTTTTATGCATCACCATCGCCAACAGCTTCTTCATTTGTAAAAGAGGGGGATTCCGTTACAGAAGGACAGACACTTTGTATAGTAGAGGCAATGAAACTTATGAATGAAGTAAAATCAACAGTTGCAGGAAAAGTAAAAAAAATACTTGTTAAAGACAAGGATAGTATAAAAAAAGGTCAGACATTAATGATTATTGAATAA
- the folD gene encoding bifunctional methylenetetrahydrofolate dehydrogenase/methenyltetrahydrofolate cyclohydrolase FolD — translation MTIIDGKALSEKILIEIEQEHSELEKKVGRKAGLAVIIVGENSASQIYVRNKIKACERVGFYSETIRLDENITEENLLSEIKKLNNNSNIDGILVQLPLPKHIDELNIVNAILAEKDVDGFHTTNIGKMMIGDESGFLPCTPAGVIQMFEEYNIDLKGKDVLVIGQSNIVGKPMTLLLMQRHATVQTCNSKTKNLSEKLQKADVVIAAAGYPKLVKASDVKEGVVVIDVGINRVDGKLCGDVDFEEVSKKASFITPVPGGVGPMTIAMLIKNTFKSYNQKINKTK, via the coding sequence ATGACTATAATTGATGGAAAGGCACTTTCAGAAAAGATTTTGATAGAAATTGAACAGGAACATAGTGAACTGGAAAAGAAAGTTGGCAGAAAAGCTGGACTTGCGGTAATTATAGTAGGAGAAAATTCTGCTTCACAAATTTATGTAAGAAATAAAATAAAAGCTTGTGAAAGAGTTGGATTTTATTCTGAAACAATTAGACTTGATGAAAATATTACAGAAGAAAATTTACTTTCAGAAATAAAAAAATTAAATAATAATAGCAATATAGACGGAATTTTGGTACAATTACCACTTCCTAAACATATTGATGAATTAAATATTGTAAATGCAATTTTAGCTGAAAAGGATGTTGATGGATTTCATACGACAAACATTGGTAAAATGATGATTGGAGATGAATCAGGATTTTTGCCTTGCACACCAGCTGGAGTGATTCAGATGTTTGAAGAATATAATATTGATTTGAAAGGAAAAGATGTCCTTGTGATTGGACAAAGTAACATTGTGGGAAAACCAATGACACTTTTGTTAATGCAAAGGCACGCAACGGTTCAAACTTGTAATTCAAAAACAAAAAATCTATCTGAAAAATTACAAAAAGCAGATGTAGTAATAGCAGCCGCAGGTTATCCAAAATTAGTAAAAGCATCTGATGTAAAGGAAGGTGTAGTTGTGATTGATGTTGGAATAAACCGTGTGGATGGAAAGTTATGTGGAGATGTGGATTTTGAAGAAGTTTCTAAAAAAGCCTCTTTCATTACTCCAGTTCCCGGCGGTGTTGGTCCAATGACAATTGCAATGCTAATAAAGAATACGTTTAAATCATATAATCAAAAAATAAATAAGACTAAATAA
- the def gene encoding peptide deformylase has protein sequence MKIVLYGHPTLREKSEKVDVVDDNIREILDEMVALMRKANGVGLAANQVDIAKRFFVLEHEGVVKKVINPEILEFSEEIADMEEGCLSIPGVFKKVNRPAKIKVKYLNENGEEVIEELDEMWARAFQHEFDHIEGILFTDKLSVMNKRLVAKKLDVLKKDFAKGRIYRDLD, from the coding sequence ATGAAAATAGTTTTATATGGACATCCAACTTTACGTGAAAAATCAGAAAAAGTTGACGTAGTTGATGATAATATAAGAGAAATTTTAGATGAAATGGTTGCTCTTATGAGAAAAGCCAATGGAGTGGGACTTGCTGCAAATCAGGTGGATATTGCCAAAAGATTTTTTGTGCTGGAACACGAAGGAGTTGTAAAAAAAGTTATTAATCCAGAAATTTTGGAGTTTTCTGAAGAAATTGCAGATATGGAGGAAGGATGCTTGAGCATTCCTGGAGTTTTTAAGAAAGTAAACCGTCCTGCGAAAATTAAAGTGAAATATTTGAATGAAAATGGGGAAGAAGTCATTGAAGAACTCGATGAAATGTGGGCTAGGGCATTTCAGCACGAATTTGATCACATAGAAGGGATCCTGTTTACAGACAAACTTTCGGTTATGAATAAAAGATTAGTTGCTAAAAAATTAGATGTTCTAAAGAAAGATTTTGCAAAAGGCAGAATTTACAGGGACTTGGACTAA
- the fmt gene encoding methionyl-tRNA formyltransferase, translated as MKTIFMGTPEFAIPSLEVVFKNTELQLIFTKEDKINARGNKIIFSPVKQFGIDNNVEIIQPKKMKDEEVINKIKEVNPDLIVVVAYGKILPKEIIDIPKYGIINVHSSLLPKYRGASPIHSAILNGDTETGVSIMYIEEGLDSGDVILKEYCKIAEDDTLGTLHDKLKNLGAVGLEKALKLIENGEVQAEKQDDSKATLVKPITKEQSKINWNSTKEVIYNQIRGLNPFPAAHTSNEKGENIKIYKSEKIEKKYEDESENGTIVEIINKKGPVVKVANGGLLILEAKFEGKKLQKGVDIINGRKMVIGEKLLYSNSSSK; from the coding sequence ATGAAGACAATATTTATGGGAACACCAGAATTTGCAATACCAAGTCTGGAAGTTGTATTTAAAAATACTGAATTACAGCTTATTTTTACAAAAGAGGATAAAATAAATGCCAGAGGAAATAAAATTATATTTTCTCCCGTAAAGCAGTTTGGAATTGATAATAATGTGGAAATTATTCAGCCCAAAAAAATGAAGGATGAAGAAGTTATAAACAAAATTAAGGAAGTGAATCCTGATTTAATCGTAGTTGTAGCTTATGGAAAAATTTTGCCAAAAGAAATAATTGATATTCCAAAATATGGAATAATAAACGTGCATTCTTCACTTTTGCCGAAATATAGAGGAGCTTCGCCTATTCATTCCGCTATTTTAAATGGGGACACTGAAACAGGTGTAAGCATAATGTATATTGAGGAAGGGCTTGATTCTGGAGATGTAATTTTAAAGGAATATTGTAAAATTGCAGAAGATGATACGCTTGGGACTCTGCACGATAAATTGAAGAATTTGGGAGCGGTTGGACTTGAAAAAGCGTTGAAACTGATTGAAAATGGGGAAGTTCAGGCAGAAAAGCAGGATGATAGCAAAGCCACTTTAGTAAAGCCGATTACAAAGGAACAGTCAAAAATCAACTGGAATAGCACAAAAGAAGTTATCTACAATCAAATTCGTGGATTAAACCCATTTCCAGCGGCACATACTTCCAACGAAAAAGGTGAAAACATAAAAATTTACAAAAGTGAAAAAATTGAAAAAAAATATGAAGATGAATCAGAAAATGGTACAATTGTCGAAATTATCAATAAAAAAGGGCCTGTTGTAAAAGTCGCAAATGGAGGATTATTGATTTTGGAGGCAAAATTTGAAGGGAAAAAACTTCAAAAGGGAGTAGATATTATTAATGGACGTAAAATGGTAATTGGAGAAAAATTATTGTATAGCAATTCTAGTTCAAAATAA
- a CDS encoding DMT family transporter — translation MKQYLADFGLLFVGIFWGLGFVFVKIGLNTGVDPFYLSAVRFLVGGIILYGIFFRKIGKFTKNDVLAGVIVGIFQFFGYAFQTYGAMLTTASKNAFFTSINVIIVPYIFWFLHKKRPDIFAFLASVICVMGVAVISFDRKMNLANLNFGDILTIISAIFFAGQIATNGYFSKKVEPLKLVIMQMFVAGILFVANIFIFSDTSKIQKPTGMMLIAIIYLTIFSTAIPTVLQTFCQKYTTSTRASVLMSTESLFAPLFAFFILSERLSLRVAIGAGLVLFAVLVSETKFGFRKLID, via the coding sequence GTGAAACAGTATTTGGCAGATTTTGGGCTGCTTTTTGTAGGGATATTTTGGGGACTTGGATTTGTATTTGTGAAGATTGGGCTGAATACAGGAGTTGATCCGTTTTATTTGTCAGCGGTTAGATTTCTTGTGGGAGGGATTATTCTTTATGGGATTTTCTTTAGAAAAATAGGAAAATTCACAAAAAATGATGTTCTTGCTGGAGTAATTGTTGGAATTTTTCAATTTTTTGGATACGCTTTTCAAACTTATGGGGCAATGCTCACGACTGCTAGTAAAAATGCCTTCTTTACATCAATTAACGTTATAATTGTTCCTTATATTTTTTGGTTTTTGCACAAAAAACGTCCTGATATTTTTGCATTTCTGGCTTCGGTTATTTGTGTAATGGGAGTTGCTGTGATAAGTTTTGACAGGAAGATGAATCTTGCAAATCTTAATTTTGGCGATATTTTGACAATTATAAGTGCGATATTTTTTGCAGGGCAAATTGCTACGAATGGATATTTCAGCAAAAAAGTTGAACCTTTAAAACTTGTCATTATGCAGATGTTTGTAGCGGGAATATTGTTTGTGGCAAATATTTTTATCTTTTCAGATACGAGCAAAATTCAAAAGCCTACAGGAATGATGCTGATTGCGATAATTTATTTAACAATCTTCTCAACGGCGATACCAACAGTATTACAGACATTCTGTCAAAAATATACAACTTCCACAAGAGCTTCAGTGCTAATGTCAACAGAATCACTTTTTGCACCACTTTTTGCATTTTTTATATTAAGTGAAAGATTATCACTTAGAGTGGCAATTGGGGCTGGATTAGTACTTTTTGCAGTACTTGTATCGGAAACAAAATTCGGATTTAGGAAGTTAATTGATTGA